The Elusimicrobiota bacterium genomic sequence ACCCCGTAAAGGGTGAGCTCCGCCAGGGAAAGTCGCCGGGCGATCAGAATCTTGTCGAAATGGAAGGTCACGATCCAGGCCAGGCTTCCGAGCCAACCCGCCAGGGCGAAAGACAAAAAAGGCTTGAATCCAAGCCCGGGGCCTTCGGGGAAAGCCCGGAACTTCCTCCAGGTCGGAATCATCAGAAGGACGCCCAGAAGGAAAGCCAGCGCCTGAACCGCGGCATAGCCGAGCCCGACGGCCGAGAGCCCGCCCCCAGCGCGCACAAGCGCAACCGCGGCCAAGGGGAATATCCCCGCCTGAAAGAAGAGTAAGAGGTTTTGCGCGCCGAAGCGCTGGAAGCCCTGCAGGGCGGAGCTCGCCCATTGCGCGCCGAAGAGGCCGAGCCCGGCCGCGGCAGCGCAGCGTAGTATGCGGGCTCCGGCTTCAACGGAGCCCGCGGGAAGATTAAAGATTTTTTCTGCGCAAAACCGCGCGCCCAGGAACAGCCCGGTCGAGCCGGCCGCAGCGCCCAAAGCGCAGATACCGCCGGAATAGGCCAGGACGCGCGACAGGCCCCGCCGGTCCCCGGCGGCCTGGAACTGCGCCAGGTACTTCATGTTGGCCGTGCCGCAGCCCAAGGACAGGAGCAGGAGATAGCTCGCCGCCGCGTGCATCAGGATGTAAAGGCCGTAGGCCTCGACCCCCAAGCGCCAGACCAGATAAGGAACGCAGAAGAAATTGACCCCAGCCACCGCGACCTGGCCCAGGAAATTCCAGCTCAAGTGCCTCGCGAACAGAAGAGATCTCCCTTGGGCCGTCACCGGGCGCGCCCCCCGGCCGCTTCCCGGTAGACCGAGAGGACCTGCCGCGCGGTATTCTCCCATTGGAAGTCCATGGTCCTGGCAAAACCCTTTTTCCGAAGCTCTTGCGCGAGAGCTTGATTCGTCAAGAGGCGACTCAGGCAATCCGCCATTTCCTCCGGGCTGCCTGGGTCGAAATAAAGGCAGGCATCCCGTCCCAACTCAGGAAGCACTCCAGCCCGCGACACGATCGCGGGCGCCCCGCAGGACATGGCCTCGAGCAGGGGCATATTATAGCCGTCGTACCATGAGGGATACGCGTAGGCCGCGGCCATGGTGTAGAGCCCGGCCAGCTCCTCCCGGGACACGTAGCCGGTCCAGATGACGCGCTCGCTAAGCCCGAGCTCGTGGACGCGACGCCTCAAGCCCTCGACGTAGGGGCCTTCCCCGGAGCCGACCAGGACCAAGGAGCATTCCTGGGTCTGAGGCCGGGAGACAAGAACGCGCAAGGCCTCGAGCTCGGTCTCGAGGTTGCGCCGCTCTTCCCATGGTCCGACCGAAATCAAATAGCGCCCGGGAAGGGCGAATTTCTTCCTCAAGCACTCCTGAATTTTCGGTTCTTCAACGGGCTTGAAGGCTTCGTGATCTATCCCGAGATAAACCCGGCGGATCTTCTCCTCGGCGGTTCCGAACCTCTCCATCAAGTCGCGCTTGGTGCATTCCGAGTCAACCATCACGAGATCGGCCCTGCTCACCTGCTCGCGCGAGAAGGCCGACCAGCCGGCGCGCGCCTGGGGCGCCAGGAATTCCGGATGGACCTCGCAGACGAGATCATGGACCGTGATGACGCCGGCCGCGCGGCTCAGATGCGGCAGCCTGGTCGCAGGGGAGTGATACACGGCAACGCCCTCTCCGCGGCAGAAGGAATCAATCACCGGCAGGCCCCACTCCCACTCTAGGCGAGTCACCCAAGATTCAGGCCAGCGCTTCAGCGCTGGCCTGAATCTTGGGTTTCTTGGATAATAGACTTGCTTGTTTTTGCTCTCGAAATCGCGAAAAAAGAACCCGAAGAGCAGGAACTCCTCATCGGCTCCGGAAATCTCGGCCAAGGCCTTGACCAGGCTCCTCACGTAGGTCCCCACCCCGCGCACGCCCCCGAGGTAAATGGCCTGTTCGATGGCGATCCTCATGGAGATTTCAAGGCGACGTAAAGGGAATAGAGCGAAAGATATAGGCTGGGCGACAGCGCGGCCAATAAAACCGTGGAGCGGCGAAATAGGGAGAAGGAAGATCTCCCGAGGCCGGGAGCGCCTGCGGCCCAGGTCCGCCAGGCGGCCGCGGGATCGCCCTTCAACGCGTGATACAGGACTTCGCGGCGCCACAGCTCGAGGCTCTCCAAGGCCTTGGCTCGCGGAGAAAACTCCAGCCCCCTCTCGGCGAGCCTCGGCTTCAAATGTTCTCGAAAAATTCGCCTCATCCTGAAGTCCATCTCTAGCTTGCGCGCGTCCGCGTAGCCGCCGGCGCAAAAATTGGCCCCATGAAGCCGGTGCCGGCCCAGGACCTTGGAAAGATTGGCCAATTCCTTCTGGAAGAGCACCCCGACGCTCAAGAAATCGTCCAAATAATAGAAGAGCTCGCCTGGGATGGGCAGGGCCTTGAGCAAATCCTGCCTGCGGAAGGCCAGGGCGCTGGTCGCGGTGAACTGCGTCCGGCCGTCCAAGAAATCGGCCAAGGCGTAGCGCGGCGGCCAACGCGGGAAGGTCTGGGGGAGGGGCTTGAGTTCACTGTCCGCGTCGCGCAGCCAATGTTGAGCGCCCCCCACCTGTTCGTCATCGAACAGGGGCGCGATGGCGGAGAGCTTCTCTCTCTCCCATGAATCGTCCGAGTCCAGGAGGCAAACCACCTCCCCCCGCGCCTCCTCGAAGCCCCGGTTGAAGGCCGAGGCCTGCCCTCGGCGCTCCTGGAAAACAGCTCTGATGCGCCCCCGAAAGCTCTCCAGAACCTGGCGAGAATTATCGTTGGAACCATCGTCCACGACGATGACCTCTATTTCCTTGGCGTTAAAATCCTGATCCAGCGCGCTTTGCACGGCCGCGTTTAAAAAGCGGCCATAGTTGTGGTTGTCGATGACTACGGAAAAGAAAGGCGCCATCAGGGCTTGCGCCCGCGCACGATCAAGTTGGGCGTGAGGAGGCACTCGCCATGCGCGTAAGATTCGGCGAAAAGGTAAGCCTTGAGCGCAATCTTGAACAAATTCCAGAGGATCACCCTCGCGGCGCTTCTGACTCCGGTGACCACCGGCTCCTCGGGGGAAATTTCCACGTCCGCGAAATCCGCGGCCGCCATCAGCTGCCAGGCGCTGGATTTGGTGAAGGAAATCTCATGGGTAAGATCCCCGTAGCGCAGCCGCCCCGCGAAAAGCCCGTCCGCGTTTGGCGCTCGCCAAACAAAAACGCCGCCGGGCTTGAGCGCGCCCATCACTGAGTCCAGAAGGCCGAAAAGCTCCTCTTTTTTGAAGTGCTCGACCACGTCGATGGCGATCACGCAGTCATACCTCTCCCGAACCCCACTCAAGTGCTTGAGCGCGTCGCCGCAGGCCGCCTCGGCAACACCGAACCTCCGGGCCGCCACGACATGCTCCGGATCCTGCTCGAGCCCGGCGACATTCTTATAGCCGCTTTCGCCCAGGAAATAAAGGAAAGAGCCCGAGCCGCAGCCGAGTTCGAAAATAGCGGCGTTTTTATCCGAGGGCAGGAGCGGGCCGAAAACCTTCCGGAAAACGCGGGCTTCGTAGCGCAGCCCCTCCAGGGTCAAGGGGGAAACGTCTTTGATATGCGTCGAGCGGTAGCGGCTATAGATGCGCTCTCGGTAATCCACCGAAAAGTATTTTACATATAATCCGGGCGCGCCCGCGCCGCGGCAGCCTTGACGCGCCATGCCCGGCGGGCTATACTCAATCAATTCCAATGTTCGCAGGGAGAAAGCCCTCATGTCCATAAATGCCCGCCTGGGCGCCGGTCTGTTGAGCCTGGTCGTCGCTCTTGCGCCGCCGCTGTGGGCGGCCGGCGCCGCGGAGGACTACGCGCAGGACAAGGCGGCCGACTACATGGTCGAGTCCGCGACCAAGATTGTGGGCGAGCTCGGAGGCCAAGTGATCGGCGCCGCCAAGACCGGCATCGATCAGGCCTCCGACCTGGCCGGCGAGTACGCAAAGGCGCCCGATGGACAGAAGGCCGCCGCCGTACTGAGCCGGCTGACGCAGATGGGTCTCACCTTCGCCTTCCCGGAGCTGGGCCTCACGCTGAAGGCGGGGAAACTGCTTTACAACGGAACGGCCTACGGCATCGAGGAGGCCCTCTCGCAGGCCCAGCGCCAGTCGCAGACCAACTTAATCTTCGGCAGCGGCTTCTCCTGGGGCTCCGGGATCAACTCCTTGTGCGACTCCTTCTTTGAGAGCGGCACGGCCGCGCATTCGGGGATCACCCCGGACAACATCGGCGAAAAGGTGAAGGACGTGCAGGAACTCGCCCGCCTTTGGGAGGCTTACAAACAGACCGCCATCCTCGGGATGTCCAGCGCGCTCGGACCGAAAGGAAAGCAGGAAGCGCTGCTGGACGCCAGCCGCGCCTACGACATCCTCCACGATTATTGGAGGAAGAGGCGCGCCGACGCGGTCTTGCGAAACTTGGACGCCCAAATCGCCTCCGCGGCGCAACGGCGGGCCGATGAGCTACGCGCGGCCCAAGCCAGGAAGGACTCGGAGAGTTTGGCTGGGATCGCCCCCGACGCAGTCTACATCTTCGTGACGGACGCTTCCTACGGGCTATATCTAGGGACGTCAAAGGAGTTGGAGAAGATCCCCAAGTGCAGATTCCCGGGCGGAGGGCTGGACTGCAGCGCCTTCGTGCGCCCCCACAAAACCCTCGCCGGACCCTTCAAGACCATGACCGAGGCGCGAGCGAAGCTCTGCGAGAGCATCTCGGAGCGAGCCGTCTGGCCCCTGGGCATAGGCCTCAAGGGCCAATGGCGAGGCGACAAGCACCAATGGTACGGACTGTGGCATGAATCGGTGACATTCGATTGTCCAGAGTCGGCCGCGACGCGATGATCCGGCCGCCGCGAGGAGGACGCATGAAAATCAGTCTTGG encodes the following:
- a CDS encoding oligosaccharide flippase family protein; amino-acid sequence: MTAQGRSLLFARHLSWNFLGQVAVAGVNFFCVPYLVWRLGVEAYGLYILMHAAASYLLLLSLGCGTANMKYLAQFQAAGDRRGLSRVLAYSGGICALGAAAGSTGLFLGARFCAEKIFNLPAGSVEAGARILRCAAAAGLGLFGAQWASSALQGFQRFGAQNLLLFFQAGIFPLAAVALVRAGGGLSAVGLGYAAVQALAFLLGVLLMIPTWRKFRAFPEGPGLGFKPFLSFALAGWLGSLAWIVTFHFDKILIARRLSLAELTLYGVPSGLLQRLQIVPAVISTVLIPMMSQEQGPEARETLARMYLRSVRLLLATVLPVLALLFALMPQFLGLWLGGDFAGPGVWPARILVLVQGFFILVYIPNSVVTSRGRPGYASAVTWAQALLSVTAWIILIPRLGLLGVALGSLLAQALPMAVYLAVVHREFLGISLGRYGGEALSAPAASAAVLLAAVFPFHAWATSWAKLVLLASGGSALYGACLWRLMGDADRRWIRDYLHPVPGTGTAGAWHRGE
- a CDS encoding glycosyltransferase family 4 protein, producing the protein MRIAIEQAIYLGGVRGVGTYVRSLVKALAEISGADEEFLLFGFFFRDFESKNKQVYYPRNPRFRPALKRWPESWVTRLEWEWGLPVIDSFCRGEGVAVYHSPATRLPHLSRAAGVITVHDLVCEVHPEFLAPQARAGWSAFSREQVSRADLVMVDSECTKRDLMERFGTAEEKIRRVYLGIDHEAFKPVEEPKIQECLRKKFALPGRYLISVGPWEERRNLETELEALRVLVSRPQTQECSLVLVGSGEGPYVEGLRRRVHELGLSERVIWTGYVSREELAGLYTMAAAYAYPSWYDGYNMPLLEAMSCGAPAIVSRAGVLPELGRDACLYFDPGSPEEMADCLSRLLTNQALAQELRKKGFARTMDFQWENTARQVLSVYREAAGGRAR
- a CDS encoding glycosyltransferase family 2 protein — its product is MAPFFSVVIDNHNYGRFLNAAVQSALDQDFNAKEIEVIVVDDGSNDNSRQVLESFRGRIRAVFQERRGQASAFNRGFEEARGEVVCLLDSDDSWEREKLSAIAPLFDDEQVGGAQHWLRDADSELKPLPQTFPRWPPRYALADFLDGRTQFTATSALAFRRQDLLKALPIPGELFYYLDDFLSVGVLFQKELANLSKVLGRHRLHGANFCAGGYADARKLEMDFRMRRIFREHLKPRLAERGLEFSPRAKALESLELWRREVLYHALKGDPAAAWRTWAAGAPGLGRSSFSLFRRSTVLLAALSPSLYLSLYSLYVALKSP
- a CDS encoding class I SAM-dependent methyltransferase, translating into MDYRERIYSRYRSTHIKDVSPLTLEGLRYEARVFRKVFGPLLPSDKNAAIFELGCGSGSFLYFLGESGYKNVAGLEQDPEHVVAARRFGVAEAACGDALKHLSGVRERYDCVIAIDVVEHFKKEELFGLLDSVMGALKPGGVFVWRAPNADGLFAGRLRYGDLTHEISFTKSSAWQLMAAADFADVEISPEEPVVTGVRSAARVILWNLFKIALKAYLFAESYAHGECLLTPNLIVRGRKP